One Mesorhizobium loti genomic window carries:
- a CDS encoding N-formylglutamate amidohydrolase, with product MTAQTEKDLLPQKDWPDAVEVLNEHGRSDIVLLCEHASNHIPVEYRRLGLDASHLQRHIAWDIGAAEVTRLLSARLDAAAFLSGYSRLLIDLNRPLGTSGSIPVLSEDTDIPGNVGIDAVERDRRARIMFSPFHDQVAEHLDRREAEGRPTRIVTIHSFTPVFLSVARPWHAGVLHGHTADLAEAILLGLRTDATLNVAANVPYVISRDADYAVPVHGDDRGIPAVLVEIRQDLLSTRSGIEEWADRLAAALPAQAEAIP from the coding sequence ATGACTGCGCAGACTGAAAAAGACCTGCTCCCTCAAAAAGATTGGCCCGACGCCGTCGAGGTTCTCAATGAGCATGGCCGCTCGGATATCGTCCTGTTGTGCGAGCATGCCTCCAACCACATACCGGTCGAGTATCGGCGGCTCGGTCTCGATGCCAGCCATCTGCAGCGCCACATCGCCTGGGATATCGGCGCCGCGGAGGTGACGCGGCTGTTGTCGGCACGGCTCGATGCAGCGGCCTTCCTCAGCGGCTATTCGCGGCTGCTGATCGACCTCAACCGGCCACTCGGCACCTCCGGCAGCATTCCGGTCCTATCGGAAGACACCGACATTCCCGGCAATGTCGGCATCGATGCCGTGGAACGGGACCGGCGCGCGAGAATCATGTTTTCGCCGTTCCATGACCAGGTCGCCGAACATCTCGATCGCCGCGAGGCCGAAGGCAGGCCGACGCGGATCGTGACGATCCACTCCTTCACGCCGGTCTTCCTGAGTGTTGCCAGGCCATGGCATGCGGGCGTGCTGCACGGGCATACGGCCGATCTCGCCGAAGCGATCCTGTTGGGCCTGCGCACGGACGCGACGCTCAACGTCGCGGCCAACGTGCCCTATGTCATCAGTCGCGACGCCGATTATGCCGTGCCCGTCCATGGCGACGACCGCGGCATCCCCGCCGTCCTCGTCGAGATCCGGCAGGACCTTTTGTCGACAAGGTCCGGCATCGAGGAATGGGCGGATCGGCTGGCGGCGGCGCTGCCGGCACAGGCGGAGGCGATCCCGTGA
- a CDS encoding mannonate dehydratase: MEQCWRWYGPDDPVTLDHVRQAGATGVVSALHHIYDGRAWPEADVLERKRIIEAAGLTWSVVESIPVHNSFKIGAPERERYAGYYRDSIRTLAKAGIKTICYNFMPVVDWTRTDLMYRLPTTGYALRFDAIDFAAYDLFVLQRKDGAASYTPARIAEAEKRLKALTSEQVDQIERNLIAGLPATERKYDRDSFREALAEYDGIGPKELRDNLAWFLREIIPVAQEEGVRMCIHPDDPPFSLYGLPRVVSTAQDARFILDAVDSPANGLTFCTGSYGTRADNDIVAMVKEFADRIHFVHLRNITIEEDGSFYEAEHLEGGTDMAHVILALMQEEARRRKEGRADWRIPMRPDHGHLLADDIGKKKINPGYSLIGRLKGLAELRGIMRAVEKFGLA; encoded by the coding sequence ATGGAACAGTGCTGGCGCTGGTATGGTCCCGATGATCCGGTGACACTCGATCATGTCAGGCAGGCTGGCGCCACCGGCGTGGTTTCAGCGCTTCACCACATCTACGATGGCAGGGCCTGGCCCGAAGCCGATGTGCTCGAGCGCAAGCGGATCATCGAGGCCGCCGGCCTGACATGGTCGGTGGTCGAGAGCATCCCGGTCCACAATTCCTTCAAGATCGGCGCGCCGGAACGCGAGCGCTATGCCGGCTACTATCGCGACAGCATCCGCACGCTCGCCAAGGCCGGCATCAAGACGATCTGCTATAATTTCATGCCGGTGGTGGACTGGACCCGCACCGACCTCATGTATCGCCTGCCGACAACCGGCTATGCCTTGCGTTTCGACGCCATCGACTTTGCCGCCTATGATCTTTTCGTGCTGCAGCGCAAGGATGGCGCGGCCAGCTATACGCCGGCACGGATCGCCGAAGCCGAGAAGCGGCTGAAGGCGTTGACGTCAGAGCAGGTCGACCAGATCGAGCGCAACCTCATCGCCGGCCTGCCGGCGACCGAGCGCAAGTATGACCGCGACAGTTTTCGCGAGGCTTTGGCCGAGTATGACGGGATCGGGCCGAAGGAGTTGCGCGACAACCTCGCCTGGTTCCTGCGCGAGATCATTCCGGTGGCGCAAGAGGAAGGGGTGCGCATGTGCATCCATCCCGACGACCCGCCCTTTTCGCTCTATGGCCTGCCGCGCGTCGTTTCGACCGCGCAGGACGCGCGTTTCATCCTCGACGCCGTCGACAGCCCGGCCAATGGGCTGACCTTCTGCACCGGCTCCTACGGCACGCGCGCCGACAACGACATTGTCGCCATGGTCAAGGAATTCGCCGACCGCATCCATTTCGTCCATTTGCGCAACATCACGATCGAGGAGGATGGCTCGTTCTACGAAGCCGAGCATCTCGAAGGCGGCACGGACATGGCGCATGTGATCCTGGCTCTGATGCAGGAGGAGGCGCGCCGCCGCAAGGAGGGCCGTGCCGACTGGCGCATCCCGATGCGGCCGGACCACGGCCACCTGCTCGCCGACGACATCGGCAAGAAGAAGATCAATCCCGGCTACTCGCTGATCGGCCGGCTGAAAGGCCTCGCTGAACTGCGTGGCATCATGCGCGCCGTGGAGAAGTTCGGGTTGGCCTGA
- a CDS encoding RNA polymerase sigma factor SigJ has product MTSSAPDDAAAGFGPLRHKLMRVAYRMLGSVSDAEDAVQEAFIRWMKADRAAVREPEAFLRRTVTRLCLDQLKSARRQRETYVGPWLPDPLVEEDEVEDVTLPLMLVLERLSPLERAAFLLHDVFGLGFDEVAAAIERDPAACRQLAARARGHVREARPRFTVEGQRGLELAEAFFAASRSGDMKALGTMLTTDVIAHADGGGKRPAATQPALGFDAVMAQYERVAAWLRTHASKLVRVGFINGLPGFVTLEADGEFQTTALDIEDGKIAAIYVVRNPDKLRHLH; this is encoded by the coding sequence ATGACGAGCTCAGCGCCCGACGATGCGGCAGCAGGCTTCGGCCCGCTGCGGCACAAGCTCATGCGTGTCGCCTACCGCATGCTGGGCTCGGTGTCGGACGCCGAGGATGCGGTGCAGGAGGCCTTCATCCGCTGGATGAAGGCCGACCGCGCCGCGGTGCGCGAACCCGAGGCATTCCTGCGCCGCACGGTGACGCGGCTCTGTCTCGATCAGCTCAAATCCGCGCGGCGCCAGCGCGAGACCTATGTCGGCCCCTGGCTTCCCGATCCCTTGGTGGAAGAGGACGAGGTGGAAGACGTCACCTTGCCGCTTATGCTGGTGCTGGAACGCCTGTCTCCGCTCGAACGGGCGGCCTTTCTGCTGCACGATGTGTTCGGGCTCGGGTTCGACGAGGTCGCGGCCGCCATCGAGCGCGACCCGGCGGCCTGCCGGCAACTGGCGGCCCGGGCGCGCGGCCATGTCCGCGAGGCGCGGCCTCGCTTCACGGTGGAAGGGCAACGCGGCCTGGAGCTTGCCGAGGCCTTTTTCGCGGCCTCGCGCAGCGGTGACATGAAGGCGCTTGGCACCATGTTGACGACCGATGTCATCGCCCATGCCGACGGTGGCGGCAAGCGTCCTGCAGCCACGCAACCGGCCCTCGGTTTCGATGCCGTGATGGCGCAGTACGAGCGCGTGGCGGCCTGGTTGCGCACGCATGCTTCGAAACTTGTCCGCGTCGGTTTCATCAACGGATTGCCCGGGTTCGTCACGCTGGAAGCCGATGGCGAGTTCCAGACCACCGCACTCGACATCGAGGACGGCAAGATCGCGGCGATCTACGTCGTGCGCAATCCCGACAAGCTCAGGCACCTGCATTGA
- a CDS encoding oxidoreductase, which produces MNTMSLTTLDRGKTTVDAAAIEALSAQLRGTLLQQGDAAYNEARTVWNATVDRRPGLIVCCVGASDVIRAVNFARENRLLVSVRGGGHNIAGSAVCDGGLMIDLSPMKSVRVDPAARRAWVGPGATLADVDRETQAFGLAVPTGINSTTGISGLTLGGGFGWITRKFGLTIDNLVSADVVTADGKLLRASQTENPDLFWALRGGGGNFGIVTAFEFQLHQMGPQVLSGLVVHPFADAEKVLEEYRKALETAPDELTCWVVMRQAPPLPFLPAEWHGKDVLVLAMCYCGDLQAGEKATKKLRAIGSPIADVVGPNPFTGWQQAFDPLLTPGARNYWKSHDFTQLPDRAVEIVTEAIRELPGPECEIFIGHVGGAAGRVEQNATAFPQRSSHFVMNVHARWREPAMDRACIGWARSLYEAAKPYAAGTAYVNFMPEDEVDRVEAAYGGNYQRLLEIKQRYDPLNLFRMNQNLRPKQSQRAA; this is translated from the coding sequence ATGAACACCATGAGCCTCACCACGCTTGATCGCGGCAAGACGACGGTCGACGCCGCAGCAATAGAAGCGCTTTCGGCACAATTGCGCGGCACACTGCTTCAGCAGGGGGACGCCGCTTACAACGAAGCCCGCACCGTGTGGAATGCCACGGTCGACCGGCGGCCCGGGCTGATTGTGTGTTGCGTCGGCGCCTCCGACGTCATTCGTGCCGTGAATTTCGCCAGGGAAAACAGGCTTCTCGTCTCCGTGCGCGGCGGCGGCCATAACATTGCCGGCAGCGCCGTCTGCGATGGCGGTCTGATGATCGATCTGTCGCCGATGAAGTCGGTGCGGGTCGATCCCGCCGCACGGCGGGCATGGGTCGGACCCGGCGCTACGCTTGCCGATGTCGACCGCGAAACGCAGGCCTTTGGGCTGGCGGTGCCGACCGGCATCAATTCGACCACCGGCATATCAGGCCTGACCCTGGGCGGCGGCTTTGGCTGGATCACCCGCAAATTCGGCCTGACCATCGACAATCTTGTTTCCGCCGATGTGGTCACCGCCGACGGCAAGCTGCTGCGCGCCAGCCAGACGGAAAATCCGGACCTGTTCTGGGCGTTGCGTGGCGGCGGCGGTAATTTCGGCATTGTCACGGCATTCGAGTTTCAACTCCACCAGATGGGTCCGCAGGTTCTGTCGGGGCTTGTCGTCCATCCTTTCGCCGATGCGGAGAAGGTGCTGGAGGAGTATCGCAAGGCGCTCGAAACGGCTCCCGACGAACTGACCTGTTGGGTGGTGATGCGGCAAGCGCCGCCGCTGCCTTTCCTGCCGGCTGAGTGGCATGGCAAGGATGTTCTGGTGCTGGCCATGTGCTATTGCGGCGATCTCCAGGCAGGTGAAAAGGCGACGAAGAAGCTTCGCGCCATCGGCTCGCCGATTGCCGATGTCGTCGGCCCCAACCCGTTCACCGGCTGGCAGCAGGCATTCGACCCATTGCTCACCCCCGGCGCCCGCAACTACTGGAAGAGCCATGACTTCACCCAGCTTCCCGACAGGGCAGTTGAGATCGTCACCGAAGCGATACGTGAGCTTCCTGGCCCGGAATGCGAGATATTCATCGGCCACGTCGGCGGTGCGGCGGGCCGCGTGGAGCAGAACGCAACGGCGTTTCCGCAACGCAGCTCGCACTTCGTCATGAATGTTCATGCCCGCTGGCGCGAACCGGCAATGGACAGGGCCTGCATCGGTTGGGCACGCAGCCTCTATGAGGCGGCCAAGCCCTATGCTGCCGGCACGGCCTATGTGAACTTCATGCCTGAGGACGAGGTTGACCGGGTCGAAGCGGCCTATGGCGGCAATTACCAGCGGCTTCTGGAGATCAAGCAGCGCTATGACCCGCTGAACCTGTTCCGCATGAACCAGAATCTGCGGCCCAAACAAAGCCAGCGCGCCGCCTGA
- a CDS encoding class III aminotransferase has translation MQERCRRHGIKIVVDEVKVGLARSGMMHCFQHEGLTPDLVVFGKGIGGGLPLSTVIGPKTIMDHAPAFALQTTAGNPVAASAGNAVLKTIESEGLVERSARIGKLFSDALRTLGEKHEIIGDVRGRGLAIGVDLVKDRATREPVAATTTAKIIYRGYELGAAFTYVGLKANVLEFMPPLTLTEDEVAEGVAIVDQAIADVSAGKVSDVDVASFMMW, from the coding sequence TTGCAGGAGCGCTGCCGTAGGCACGGCATAAAAATCGTCGTCGACGAGGTCAAGGTCGGGCTCGCCCGCAGCGGCATGATGCACTGCTTCCAGCACGAAGGGCTGACGCCGGACCTCGTCGTCTTCGGCAAGGGTATTGGCGGCGGGCTGCCGCTGTCGACCGTGATCGGGCCGAAGACGATCATGGATCATGCGCCGGCCTTCGCCTTGCAGACCACCGCCGGCAATCCGGTGGCGGCATCGGCCGGCAATGCGGTGCTGAAGACGATCGAGAGCGAAGGCCTGGTCGAACGTTCGGCGCGGATCGGCAAACTCTTTTCCGATGCGCTGCGGACGCTCGGCGAAAAACACGAGATCATCGGCGACGTACGCGGGCGCGGGCTCGCCATTGGTGTCGACCTGGTCAAAGACCGCGCGACACGCGAGCCTGTAGCTGCCACGACGACGGCCAAGATCATCTATCGCGGCTACGAACTGGGTGCCGCCTTCACCTATGTCGGGCTGAAGGCCAATGTGCTCGAATTCATGCCGCCGCTGACGCTGACCGAAGACGAAGTGGCCGAAGGCGTGGCCATCGTCGACCAGGCCATCGCCGATGTGAGTGCTGGCAAGGTCTCGGATGTGGATGTCGCGTCGTTCATGATGTGGTGA
- a CDS encoding alkylhydroperoxidase, producing the protein MTAKIDLFAAAPSLMKNWQRSSIELSAAASLEHSLTELVKLRASQINGCANCINLHATEARENGETEQRIYLLPAWREAPCYSDRERAALAWTEALTRLSEDTGRAGAYEELKAHFTEEEQIKLTLTINIINAWNRIAVGFGLYADPAAVKAARVAAA; encoded by the coding sequence ATGACCGCAAAAATCGACCTCTTCGCCGCCGCCCCTTCGCTGATGAAGAACTGGCAGCGTTCCTCGATCGAGCTCTCCGCCGCCGCCAGCCTCGAGCACAGCCTCACCGAACTGGTGAAACTGCGTGCCTCGCAGATCAATGGCTGCGCCAACTGCATCAATCTCCACGCTACCGAAGCGCGCGAGAATGGTGAAACGGAGCAGCGCATCTATCTGCTACCGGCCTGGCGCGAGGCGCCCTGCTACAGCGACCGTGAACGCGCGGCCCTTGCCTGGACCGAGGCACTGACCCGGCTTTCGGAAGACACCGGCCGCGCAGGCGCCTATGAAGAGCTGAAGGCGCATTTCACGGAGGAGGAGCAGATCAAGCTCACCTTGACGATCAACATCATCAACGCCTGGAACCGTATCGCCGTCGGTTTCGGCCTGTATGCCGACCCGGCCGCCGTGAAGGCCGCCCGGGTGGCCGCGGCCTGA
- a CDS encoding class III aminotransferase: MSNLSLRERDAVTIAQIGKLRFSPLSVVGGRGNRLIEEGGRSLLDLSGSAGPAVLGYGHPAIVEAVEASIRDMAGASLLLYPNEPAVSLAERLLAITPGDGERRVWFGHSGSDANDCAVRVLQAATGRSRFISFIGSYHGNLSGSMGISGHTAMTHTLPRPGVVLLPYPDPFRPTFSGEQVLALLDYQFETTCPPHQVAAVFIEPLMSDGGLIVPPPGFSKRCRSAAVGTA, translated from the coding sequence GTGAGCAATCTCAGCCTGCGCGAGCGCGACGCCGTGACCATCGCGCAGATCGGCAAGCTGCGCTTCTCGCCGCTCAGCGTCGTCGGCGGCCGGGGCAATAGGCTGATCGAGGAAGGCGGCCGCTCGCTGCTCGACCTGTCGGGATCGGCCGGCCCGGCAGTGCTCGGCTACGGCCATCCGGCCATCGTCGAAGCGGTCGAAGCCTCGATCCGCGACATGGCGGGCGCCAGCCTGCTGCTCTATCCGAACGAGCCGGCGGTATCGCTGGCCGAACGGTTGCTGGCAATCACCCCTGGAGACGGCGAACGGCGTGTCTGGTTCGGCCATTCCGGCTCTGACGCCAATGATTGCGCGGTGCGCGTGCTGCAGGCAGCCACCGGCCGGTCGCGCTTCATCTCCTTTATCGGCTCCTATCACGGTAACCTTTCGGGCTCGATGGGCATCAGCGGGCACACCGCCATGACGCATACGCTGCCGCGGCCTGGCGTGGTGCTGTTGCCCTACCCCGATCCGTTCCGCCCGACCTTTAGCGGCGAGCAGGTGCTCGCGCTGCTCGACTACCAGTTCGAGACCACCTGCCCGCCGCATCAGGTCGCGGCCGTGTTTATCGAGCCGCTGATGTCGGATGGTGGGCTGATCGTGCCGCCGCCGGGTTTCTCAAAGCGTTGCAGGAGCGCTGCCGTAGGCACGGCATAA